CCCGCCTCTCCTCCTTCTCCACTCTTTCACTGCCCCCCCCCGCCCCCCCCCCCCCCCCCCCCCCCCCCCCCCCCCCCCCCCCCCCCCGAAACTCTGCTGAGCGCCGGTTGCGATCGTCCCGTTCCCGCTATAAGTCCGCCCGGTTCCGATGCCTTCATCCGCCCGTGCGGGCGGCCGAGGCTGGCGGACGCACGAGACCAGGACCGCGAGAACCATGCCCGACAGCCAAGAGCCCACCCTGGTGAGCCGCATCGACGGCCTGCTGGAAGCGGCGTTCCGCGCCTGCGGCCTGCCCACCGAGACGGCGCGCGCCGTGCCGGGCACCCGTCCGGAGCTGGCGGACCTGCAGTGTAACGGCGCGCTGCCGCTCGCCAAGAGCCTCGGCCGGCCGCCGCGCGAGATCGCCGCCGAGGTCGCGGCCAGGCTGAAGGAGAGCGACGCTTTCGCGTCCGTGGAGGTGGCCGGGCCCGGCTTCATCAACCTGCGCCTTTCCGCCGGCCTGCTGGCGCAGAGCGCCGAGGCCCAGCTCGCGGCCGAGGGCGCCGGCATCGTGCACCAGACGCCGCAGCGGATTCTGCTCGATTTCGGCGGCCCGAACGTCGCCAAGCCGCTGCATGTCGGCCATCTCCGCTCGCTGGTGATCGGCGAGAGCCTGCGCCGCATCCTGTCGGCGCAGGGCCACCACGCCCTCTCCGACGTGCATCTCGGCGACTGGGGCCTGCAGATGGGCATGCTGATCTCCGAGATCCGCCGGCGCTGGCCGGACCTGCCCTGCTTCGTGCCGGACGACGTGCCGCCCGGTCCCAGCCTGCCCGAGGGCTCGCTGCCGCTCGACATGGACGACCTGCAGCGCCTCTATCCCGAGGCCGCCGCCGCCTGCAAGGTCGATCCCGAGCGCATGGCCGAGGCGCGCGAGGCGACCGCGGCGCTCCAGGCCGGCCATCGCGGCTACACCCTGCTGTGGCGGGCGCTGCGGACCATCTCGCTCGACGCGCAGCGGCGGGACTTCGACACGCTGGAGGCGCATTTCGACCTGCTGCTCGGCGAGAGCGACGTCCAGCCGCTGATCCCCGGCATGATCGCCGATCTCACCGCGCGCGGCATCGCAGTGGAGAGCGAGGGCGCGCTGGTGATCGAGGTGGCGCGGAACAGCGATGCCAAGCCGATGCCCCCGCTCCTGCTCGCCAAGTCCGACGGCGCCGCCCTCTATGCCACCACCGACCTAGCCACCATCCTCGACCGGATGCGGCGCGACGCGCCGGAGCGTATCGTCTACGTCGTCGACCAGCGCCAGGCCCTGCATTTCGAGCAGGTGTTCCGCGCCGCGCACCGGGCCGGCTTTGCCGACGGCGTCGATCTCGTCCATGCCGGCTTCGGCACGGTCAACGGCCCGGACGGCAAGCCCTACAAGACGCGGGAAGGCGGCGTCGCCCAGCTCGCCGACCTTCTGAGCGATGCCATCGAGAAGGCACGCGAGCAGGTGGAGGCGCGCGAGCGCGGCGACGGCGAGCAGGCCTCCGACCCGATCGCGGCCGAGGATCGCGAGACGCTGGCCCGGCTCGTCGGCCTCGCGGCGGTGAAGTTCGCCGACCTCTCGACCTACCGCACCTCCGGCTACGTCTTCGACCCCGACCGCATGGTCTCGTTCCTGGGCCGGACCGGACCTTACGTGCAATATGCCTGCGTGCGCATCGGCTCGATCCTGCGCAACGCCGAGGCTCAGGGCTACGCCGCCGGCGCCATCGCGGTGGATGCGCCGGCCGAACGGGCCCTGGTGCTCGAATGCGCCCGCTTCCCCGAGGTGGTCGCCTCGGCCGCCGCCAATCTCGCGCCGAACGAGGTTGCCGATTACGTCTTCGGCCTGGCGCAGAGCTTCAGCCGCTTCTACACGGATTGCCCGGTCCTGCAGGCGGAGAGCGATGCGGTTCGCGCGTCGCGGCTGGCTCTGTCGGTTCTCGCTCGCCGCGTGCTGGCCAAGGGCCTGGATCTGCTCGGCATCGCCGTGCCCGACCGGATGTAGATCGGGCAAGCCGGACGGGGCACGTTGGGCATAAGCATCGCCTTCCGGGAACAATCCGCATGACCTCCCGTTGATCTGAAGAGCTCTGCGCATGAGATGTCGGAGCAATTCAGACAGATGAGGAGAAGCGACATGAGGAACATGTTGCCGAAATGCGCGATCATCTTGGCGTTGCTCGCACCGGTCGGCGCCGGCGCCCAGGGCGTGGTCGGCGGCGCGGCGAACGGCGCCGAGCGGGGCAACGATGCCGCCGGGCCGATCGGCGGGGTGGTGGGCGGTGCGGTCGGCGCAGTGACCGGTGCCGTCAACGGCCTGCTCGGCATCGACGAGCGGCCGCGCTTCCGCGAATACGTCGTCCGCGAGCACCGGCCCTCCTACCGCATGACCGAGGCCGTCGAGGTCGGCGCCGTGCTGCCGGCGGACGGTGTCACCTATTACGAGGTGCCGCGCGAGTATGGCGTGACGCGATATCGCTACACCGTCGTGAACGACGAGCCGGTGCTGGTCGATCCCGGCACGCACCGCATCGTCCAGGTCGTCGAATGATCGACGGGGATGCCGCGATCGCCGGCGTCCGAAATCCTGGCCGTCCCGGGGCATTCTCCGGGGCGGCTTTCGCACGGCGACGCTTTCAGCGGCGGGAGCGCGGCGCGAAGCGCAGGATGGTCCAGCCGAGCAGCGCCGAGGCGATCGAGCCCATCACCGCGCCGATCTGTGCCTGGCCCACCAGCTCCGGCATCGGCTCCAGCGCCAGCGACCCGGCGAACAGGCTCATGGTGAAGCCGATCCCGCAGAGCGCCGCCACCCCGTAGAGCTGCAGCCAGGTGGCGCCGGCCGGCCGGTCGGCGGCGCTGGTGCTGACGGCGAGCCAGACGCTGGCGAAGATGCCGAGCTGGTTGCCTGCGAAGAGGCCGAGGGCCGTGCCCACGACCACGGGGTTCAGCAGCGACGCGACGTCGACATGCGAGAACGAGATGCCGGCCTTGGTGAAGGCGAAGACCGGCAGGATCGCGAACGCCACCACCGGGCGCAGCCCGCGCTCGAGCCGGTGCAACGTCGCGCCGCCGGCCGCTCCGTCGAGGGGAACGAGCATCGCCACCAGGAGGCCGGCGACGCTCGGGTGGATGCCCGCCAGCAACAGGAAGCCCCAGAGCACGGTGCCGAGCGTGAGATAGACGACGAGGCTGCGCTGGCCGAGCCGGTTGGCTGCGCCGAGCAGGATGAGGGCGAACAGCGCGCCCGCCAAGGCTGCCGGATGGAGATGGGGCGTGTAGAACAGGGCCAGGATCGTCGCCGCGCCGAGATAATCGAGCAGGGTGACGGCTGCCAGGAACGTCCGCAGCGCCGCCGGCACGCGCGTGCCGAGCAGCGCAAGCACCGCCAGGGCGAAGGCGATGTCGGTGGCCGATGGGACGGGCCAGCCGCGGAGCGGTCCGTTTTCGGCGAGGTTCACCGCCAGGTAGATCAGCGCCGGAACCACGAGGCCGCCCAGCGCGGCCATGATCGCCAGGGCGCGGGCGGAGGCGGAGGCAAGCTGCCCCTCGATCAATTCGCGCTTCAGCCCGAGGCCGACCAGCAGGAAGAACAGCGACATCGGACCGTTGCTGATCCAGCAATGCAGCTTTCGGCCGAGGACGGGATGCTCGACGAAGGCAAAGTACATCCCGGACGCCGGCGAGTTGGCGAGCATGAGCGCCAGCAACGCGCTCGCCAGCAGGGCGAGGCTCGCGCGTGCCTCCAGCGCGAGCAGGGATCGGTCGACGGGCGGCGTGACGGACGCCCAGGCCGCGCCCTGCCGCAAGTCCTGCAGCACTTCGCGCCCGAGGATCGCGCGGTCCGGCCGGAAGGTGAAGTTCTGCGTGTCGAGGAATTGTTCGAGCTCGTCGGGATCCTGCTTCCGCAGCCAGTCCCGCAACTGCCGGTCATCGGCCCAGTTGAAGAACGGCCCGAAGAATTTCCGGGCGATCTGCTTCCTCGTGCTCATGTCTCCGAAAGGATCCAGCATCATGCCCAGCGCCGGATTCATCATAGGCGAGGAGGCGGGCTGCGAAAATTGCCGGAACGGCGCGCGGACTCAAATTTCGGCGATGATGCTTCGGCGACACGGAGGGGCCGCGGCGGTCGCGCCCGGCATCGGCGCGGCGGTCCGGTGGCGAGCCCGCCTCCTCAAGGCTGCGCCGGAGGCGCCGGCACGAGCACGATCTGGCCGGCGTCCGCCAAATGCAGGACGAGCACGCTCTCGATCGCATCATGGCGGCTCTCCCACAAGTCGTGCCCCCGATACACGGCCGTGGTTGCGAGGCTGTCTCGAGCCGTGCAACCGAGGCCCCGCCGGGGGCGGGCTTCCCCGAGGCCTGCGACCGGCCCTACCATTGTCGCTGCGATCCAGAGGCGGAGCCGATTCCGTGAAGGCGTTCTTCCATCCCGACCAGCACCGGCACGATCCCCGGCAGTTCATGCGCCTCGGCGTGATCAGCGACCCCAAGGACCTGCCGGTCCGCACCGAGCTGCTGCTGGCGGCGCTCCAACGCCATGGCGCCGCTCCGGACCTGCCGCCGGATTGCGGGACGGAGCCGATCCTGGCCGTGCACGAGGAGGCCTATCTCGCCTTCCTCGGCAGCGCCCATGCGCGCTGGCGGGCGCTGCCGGGCGCCGGGCCGGAGGTGCTGCCCAACCTTTCACCCTACTGGAGCGGACGGCCGGACCGGGATGGACGGCCGCCGTGCCGGGCGGCCTCGGTCGTCGGCCAGGCCGGCTACTACCTCGGCGACCTGGCGGTGCCGATCGGCGAGCACACCGCGACCTCGGCGCTGGCCTCGGCCCGCACCGCCGTGGCCGCCGCCGACGCCGTCAACACCGGGGAGCGCCTCGCCTATGCGCTGTGCCGGCCCTCCGGCCACCATGCCCGGGCCGACCGGGCCTCGGGCTTCTGCTACCTCAACAATGCCGCGATCGCCGCCGAGCGCCTGCGGCGGCGCTTCGGCCGCGTCGCCGTGCTCGACGTCGACACCCATCACGGCGACGGCACGCAGGAGATCTTCTACCGCCGCGCCGACGTGCTGACGCTGTCGCTGCACGGCGATCCCACGAACTACTATCCCTTCCACACCGGCTACGCCGACGAGACCGGCAGCGGCGAGGGCCGCGGCTGCAACCGCAATATCCCGCTGCCGCCCGGCACGCAGGACGCAGCCTT
This window of the Labrys wisconsinensis genome carries:
- the argS gene encoding arginine--tRNA ligase, translating into MPDSQEPTLVSRIDGLLEAAFRACGLPTETARAVPGTRPELADLQCNGALPLAKSLGRPPREIAAEVAARLKESDAFASVEVAGPGFINLRLSAGLLAQSAEAQLAAEGAGIVHQTPQRILLDFGGPNVAKPLHVGHLRSLVIGESLRRILSAQGHHALSDVHLGDWGLQMGMLISEIRRRWPDLPCFVPDDVPPGPSLPEGSLPLDMDDLQRLYPEAAAACKVDPERMAEAREATAALQAGHRGYTLLWRALRTISLDAQRRDFDTLEAHFDLLLGESDVQPLIPGMIADLTARGIAVESEGALVIEVARNSDAKPMPPLLLAKSDGAALYATTDLATILDRMRRDAPERIVYVVDQRQALHFEQVFRAAHRAGFADGVDLVHAGFGTVNGPDGKPYKTREGGVAQLADLLSDAIEKAREQVEARERGDGEQASDPIAAEDRETLARLVGLAAVKFADLSTYRTSGYVFDPDRMVSFLGRTGPYVQYACVRIGSILRNAEAQGYAAGAIAVDAPAERALVLECARFPEVVASAAANLAPNEVADYVFGLAQSFSRFYTDCPVLQAESDAVRASRLALSVLARRVLAKGLDLLGIAVPDRM
- a CDS encoding DUF1236 domain-containing protein, yielding MRNMLPKCAIILALLAPVGAGAQGVVGGAANGAERGNDAAGPIGGVVGGAVGAVTGAVNGLLGIDERPRFREYVVREHRPSYRMTEAVEVGAVLPADGVTYYEVPREYGVTRYRYTVVNDEPVLVDPGTHRIVQVVE
- the nhaA gene encoding Na+/H+ antiporter NhaA; the protein is MSTRKQIARKFFGPFFNWADDRQLRDWLRKQDPDELEQFLDTQNFTFRPDRAILGREVLQDLRQGAAWASVTPPVDRSLLALEARASLALLASALLALMLANSPASGMYFAFVEHPVLGRKLHCWISNGPMSLFFLLVGLGLKRELIEGQLASASARALAIMAALGGLVVPALIYLAVNLAENGPLRGWPVPSATDIAFALAVLALLGTRVPAALRTFLAAVTLLDYLGAATILALFYTPHLHPAALAGALFALILLGAANRLGQRSLVVYLTLGTVLWGFLLLAGIHPSVAGLLVAMLVPLDGAAGGATLHRLERGLRPVVAFAILPVFAFTKAGISFSHVDVASLLNPVVVGTALGLFAGNQLGIFASVWLAVSTSAADRPAGATWLQLYGVAALCGIGFTMSLFAGSLALEPMPELVGQAQIGAVMGSIASALLGWTILRFAPRSRR
- a CDS encoding histone deacetylase family protein, with amino-acid sequence MKAFFHPDQHRHDPRQFMRLGVISDPKDLPVRTELLLAALQRHGAAPDLPPDCGTEPILAVHEEAYLAFLGSAHARWRALPGAGPEVLPNLSPYWSGRPDRDGRPPCRAASVVGQAGYYLGDLAVPIGEHTATSALASARTAVAAADAVNTGERLAYALCRPSGHHARADRASGFCYLNNAAIAAERLRRRFGRVAVLDVDTHHGDGTQEIFYRRADVLTLSLHGDPTNYYPFHTGYADETGSGEGRGCNRNIPLPPGTQDAAFLAALDELAGTVGAFGAEALVLALGYDGHREDPLATLALSTAAFRAIGARIHAMALPTAVVQEGGYGLDVIGDCLAEFLAGADPAG